A genome region from Streptomyces sp. NBC_01296 includes the following:
- a CDS encoding MerR family transcriptional regulator yields the protein MSHSVGQVAGFAGVTVRTLHHYDEIGLLSPSTRSSAGHRRYDDADLDRLQRILFYRELGFPLEEVAVLLDDPESNPREHLRRQHALLSDRIARLQQMAEAVEHAMEAQRMGINLTPEEKFEVFGDFDPDRHADEAHRRWGGTDAYKESARRAATYTKDDWKRFQAEADEINRRFAALLDAGAAAESDEAMDVAEEHRGWIDRNCYTCSHEMHTCLGEMYVADERFTAYYDTVRPGLAVFVRDAILANAVRKV from the coding sequence ATGAGTCACTCCGTGGGACAGGTCGCCGGATTCGCCGGAGTCACGGTGCGCACCCTGCACCACTACGACGAGATCGGCCTGCTCTCCCCGAGCACCCGCAGCAGCGCGGGTCACCGGCGTTACGACGACGCCGACCTCGACCGGCTGCAGCGGATCCTGTTCTACCGGGAGCTCGGCTTCCCGCTCGAAGAGGTCGCGGTCCTGCTGGACGATCCGGAGTCGAACCCGAGGGAGCACCTGCGCCGGCAGCACGCCCTCCTGTCCGACCGGATCGCCCGGCTCCAGCAGATGGCCGAGGCCGTGGAGCACGCCATGGAGGCACAGAGAATGGGCATCAACCTCACGCCCGAGGAGAAGTTCGAGGTCTTCGGGGACTTCGACCCCGACCGGCACGCGGACGAGGCGCACCGGCGCTGGGGCGGCACGGACGCGTACAAGGAGTCCGCCCGCCGGGCGGCCACGTACACGAAGGACGACTGGAAGCGCTTCCAGGCCGAGGCGGACGAGATCAACCGGCGGTTCGCCGCGCTGCTGGACGCCGGTGCGGCCGCGGAATCCGACGAGGCCATGGACGTGGCCGAGGAGCACCGCGGCTGGATCGACCGGAACTGCTACACCTGCTCGCACGAGATGCACACGTGCCTGGGTGAGATGTACGTCGCGGACGAGCGGTTCACGGCCTACTACGACACGGTCCGCCCCGGTCTGGCGGTGTT
- a CDS encoding DinB family protein: MAHISEEVLGDERGTLMLFVESQRIAIRASLAGLTEDQAASRPSASELSLSGLVKHVAGVELNWLRMAQGRAGETEHSPEAWADAFRLVGDETIASVQAFWDEVTAELTAFVRDLPSLDETFPLPPAPWFPENHKVSMRWMLLHLVEEFARHAGHADVIRESIDGTKAMG; encoded by the coding sequence ATGGCGCACATCTCCGAAGAGGTCCTGGGCGACGAGCGCGGCACGCTCATGCTCTTCGTCGAATCCCAGCGCATTGCGATCCGCGCATCGCTGGCCGGGCTGACCGAGGACCAGGCGGCGAGCCGGCCCAGCGCCAGCGAGCTGTCGCTGTCCGGGCTCGTCAAGCACGTCGCCGGGGTCGAGCTGAACTGGCTGCGCATGGCACAGGGGCGGGCGGGCGAGACCGAGCACAGCCCCGAGGCCTGGGCCGACGCCTTCCGGCTGGTCGGGGACGAGACCATCGCCTCCGTCCAGGCGTTCTGGGACGAGGTCACTGCAGAGCTGACGGCCTTCGTCCGGGACCTGCCCAGCCTCGACGAGACCTTCCCGCTGCCGCCGGCGCCCTGGTTCCCCGAGAACCACAAGGTCTCCATGCGCTGGATGCTGCTGCACCTGGTGGAGGAGTTCGCGCGGCACGCGGGCCACGCGGACGTCATCCGGGAGTCCATCGACGGCACCAAGGCCATGGGATAG
- the mrdA gene encoding penicillin-binding protein 2, whose translation MSNIPETGRTPRVQNRLVVIQVVVFSLLLTLGGRLWYLQVRNGQEYTDEAKNNHTQQVVQPAVRGSILDSRGVPLADNETRMVVSASRTDLTRMKDRGKDVLTRLAGVLGLNPEDVVNSVRLCDVKTPKPCWNGSPYQPIPVTDEATTDQVLEIREHAEQFPGITAEPTALRRYAGPDGANTSQVLGYLSPVTDAEITKAKKTDSPYLRSDQVGRSGLERTYDKELRGKAGITRYEVDNLGRVIGQAQADKPTPGSNVVTSIDSRVQAVAERELNNAMIEARKGYDKNTHKNYEADSGAVVVMEAKTGRIVAMASNPTYDPNAWVGGISAKDYASLTDKDSNYPLLNRAIQGQAAPGSIFKVVSSTAAVNAGYPFNGRYGCPSSYSVGSQTFTNFESQGYGDITIGRALEVSCDTVYYALADKEWKKDGGINPRKDPGDWFLKTAHEFGLGRATGIDLPSEVNGRVPDRQWKKDFFEANKAAWCRDGKKDGSYAEKIAYENCRQGNQLREGDAINYSIGQGDTLVTPIQMASIYAAIANGGTMHQPSVGKAIVSADGTSVKEIAPKEQGRLPMDAELRDDIDGALAAVATTGSAAWRFGGWPQKQIPMHAKTGTAEVQGKQTTSWFASYTEDYSIVMTISQGGTGSGASGPAVRKIYEAMYGLDEKGGQDLTKALLPKPQTALPAIRPDDAGN comes from the coding sequence TTGAGCAACATTCCGGAGACGGGGCGCACGCCCCGGGTCCAGAACCGCCTGGTCGTCATCCAGGTGGTCGTCTTCTCGCTGCTGCTCACCCTCGGCGGGCGCCTGTGGTACCTCCAGGTGCGCAACGGCCAGGAGTACACGGACGAGGCGAAGAACAACCACACCCAGCAGGTCGTCCAGCCTGCGGTGCGCGGTTCGATCCTGGACTCGCGCGGGGTCCCGCTCGCCGACAACGAGACGCGCATGGTCGTCTCCGCCAGCCGTACCGACCTCACCAGGATGAAGGACAGGGGCAAGGACGTCCTGACCCGGCTCGCGGGCGTCCTGGGCCTCAATCCCGAGGACGTGGTCAACAGCGTCCGGCTGTGCGACGTCAAGACGCCCAAGCCGTGCTGGAACGGCTCCCCGTACCAGCCGATCCCCGTCACCGACGAGGCGACCACGGACCAGGTGCTGGAGATAAGGGAGCACGCCGAGCAGTTCCCCGGCATCACCGCCGAGCCGACCGCCCTGCGCCGCTACGCCGGCCCCGACGGGGCCAACACCTCGCAGGTGCTGGGCTACCTCTCGCCGGTCACCGACGCGGAGATCACCAAGGCCAAGAAGACCGACTCCCCGTACCTGCGCTCCGACCAGGTGGGCCGCTCCGGCCTGGAGCGCACGTACGACAAGGAGCTGCGCGGCAAGGCGGGCATCACGCGCTACGAGGTGGACAACCTCGGGCGGGTCATCGGGCAGGCGCAGGCCGACAAGCCGACGCCCGGCTCGAACGTCGTCACCTCGATCGACTCGCGCGTGCAGGCGGTGGCCGAGCGCGAGCTGAACAACGCGATGATCGAGGCCCGCAAGGGGTACGACAAGAACACGCACAAGAACTACGAGGCCGACTCGGGCGCCGTCGTCGTCATGGAGGCCAAGACGGGCCGCATCGTCGCGATGGCCTCCAACCCGACCTACGACCCGAACGCGTGGGTCGGCGGCATCTCGGCCAAGGACTACGCGTCCCTCACCGACAAGGACTCCAACTACCCGCTGCTCAACCGCGCGATCCAGGGCCAGGCGGCCCCGGGCTCGATCTTCAAGGTCGTCTCCTCGACCGCCGCGGTGAACGCCGGGTACCCCTTCAACGGGCGGTACGGCTGCCCCAGCTCGTACTCGGTGGGCAGCCAGACCTTCACCAACTTCGAGTCGCAGGGCTACGGCGACATCACCATCGGCCGGGCCCTCGAGGTCTCCTGCGACACCGTCTACTACGCCCTCGCGGACAAGGAGTGGAAGAAGGACGGCGGGATCAACCCCAGGAAGGACCCGGGCGACTGGTTCCTCAAGACCGCCCATGAGTTCGGCCTGGGCAGAGCGACCGGCATCGACCTGCCTAGCGAGGTGAACGGCCGGGTCCCCGACCGCCAGTGGAAGAAGGACTTCTTCGAGGCGAACAAGGCCGCCTGGTGCCGGGACGGCAAGAAGGACGGCTCGTACGCCGAGAAGATCGCGTACGAGAACTGCCGCCAGGGCAACCAGCTCCGCGAGGGCGACGCGATCAACTACTCGATCGGCCAGGGCGACACCCTCGTCACCCCGATACAGATGGCGTCGATCTACGCGGCCATCGCCAACGGCGGCACGATGCACCAGCCGAGCGTCGGCAAGGCGATCGTCAGCGCCGACGGCACCTCGGTCAAGGAGATCGCGCCGAAGGAGCAGGGCCGGCTGCCCATGGACGCGGAGCTGCGCGACGACATCGACGGCGCGCTCGCCGCGGTGGCCACCACGGGCAGCGCGGCCTGGCGGTTCGGCGGCTGGCCGCAGAAGCAGATCCCGATGCACGCGAAGACGGGCACCGCGGAGGTCCAGGGCAAGCAGACCACCTCGTGGTTCGCCTCGTACACCGAGGACTACTCGATCGTCATGACGATCTCCCAGGGCGGTACGGGCTCCGGGGCCTCCGGACCGGCGGTGCGCAAGATCTACGAGGCGATGTACGGGCTCGACGAGAAGGGCGGCCAGGACCTGACCAAGGCCCTGCTCCCGAAGCCGCAGACGGCCCTGCCGGCGATCCGCCCCGACGACGCCGGAAATTGA
- a CDS encoding aldehyde dehydrogenase family protein — protein MSIFDDLAHQYIDGEWLAGTGSWDIIDVNPYNGEKLAAITVATVEQVDQAYLGAERAQREWAATSPYARRAVLERALRITEEREKEIIEAMIDELGGTRPKAEYEVYLAKEFIRESIQLAIRPEGRILASPVEGKENRVQRLPVGVVTVISPFNFPFLVTLKSVAPALALGNAVVIKPNQNAPVVGGGVIAKIFEDAGLPAGLLNVLVTDIAEIGDALLTHPVPKVISFAGSDRVGRHVGSVAARHFKRTVLELSGNSALVVLDDADLDYAVDAAVFSRFVYQGQVCMAANRILVDASVAEEFTEKFTARVRSLKTGDPHEADTHIGPLINSFQADALTALVDQAVESGAQALVRGSTRGNLVEPTVLAGLPEDSPLLGQEIFGPVALLVVFDGEDEAVRLTNATPYGLSGAVHTRDVERGVRFAQRIETGMIHVNDSTIGDEPLAAFGGEKSSGLGRLNGEATIEAFTTQKWISVQHGRTSFPF, from the coding sequence ATGTCCATATTCGACGACCTGGCTCACCAGTACATCGACGGCGAATGGCTGGCCGGCACCGGTTCGTGGGACATCATCGACGTCAACCCGTACAACGGGGAGAAGCTCGCGGCCATCACGGTGGCCACCGTCGAGCAGGTGGACCAGGCCTACCTCGGCGCCGAGCGCGCCCAGAGAGAGTGGGCCGCCACCAGCCCGTACGCCAGACGCGCCGTCCTGGAACGCGCCCTGCGGATCACCGAGGAGCGCGAGAAGGAGATCATCGAGGCGATGATCGACGAGCTCGGCGGGACGCGTCCCAAGGCCGAGTACGAGGTCTACCTCGCCAAGGAGTTCATCCGCGAGTCGATCCAGCTGGCCATCCGCCCCGAGGGCCGCATCCTCGCCTCGCCGGTCGAGGGCAAGGAGAACCGGGTCCAGCGCCTCCCGGTCGGCGTCGTCACCGTGATCAGCCCCTTCAACTTCCCCTTCCTGGTCACCCTGAAGTCGGTCGCCCCGGCCCTGGCGCTGGGCAACGCGGTGGTGATCAAGCCGAACCAGAACGCACCCGTGGTCGGCGGCGGGGTCATCGCCAAGATCTTCGAGGACGCGGGCCTGCCGGCCGGGCTCCTCAACGTGCTGGTCACCGACATCGCCGAGATAGGCGACGCGCTCCTCACGCACCCCGTCCCGAAGGTCATCTCCTTCGCCGGCTCCGACCGGGTCGGCCGGCACGTCGGCTCCGTCGCCGCCCGGCACTTCAAGCGGACGGTCCTGGAGCTCAGCGGCAACAGCGCCCTCGTCGTCCTCGACGACGCCGACCTCGACTACGCGGTGGACGCGGCCGTCTTCAGCCGCTTCGTCTACCAGGGCCAGGTCTGCATGGCCGCCAACCGCATCCTCGTGGACGCCTCGGTCGCGGAGGAGTTCACCGAGAAGTTCACCGCCCGGGTGCGGAGCCTGAAGACCGGCGACCCCCACGAGGCGGACACCCACATCGGCCCGCTGATCAACTCCTTCCAGGCCGACGCCCTGACCGCGCTCGTGGACCAGGCCGTGGAATCCGGGGCGCAGGCCCTCGTCCGCGGATCTACGCGCGGCAACCTGGTCGAGCCGACCGTGCTGGCCGGCCTCCCCGAGGACTCCCCGCTGCTCGGCCAGGAGATCTTCGGCCCGGTGGCGCTGCTGGTGGTCTTCGACGGCGAGGACGAGGCCGTACGGCTGACCAACGCCACCCCGTACGGGCTGAGCGGCGCCGTGCACACGCGGGACGTGGAGCGCGGCGTGCGCTTCGCGCAGCGGATCGAGACCGGCATGATCCACGTCAACGACTCGACCATCGGGGACGAGCCGCTCGCCGCGTTCGGCGGGGAGAAGTCCTCGGGCCTGGGCCGGCTGAACGGCGAGGCCACGATCGAGGCGTTCACCACCCAGAAGTGGATCTCGGTGCAGCACGGCCGCACCAGTTTCCCCTTCTGA
- a CDS encoding helix-turn-helix domain-containing protein, with translation MGRAGLVTAEASGSVVRRILLGSQLRRLRESRGITREAAGYSIRASESKISRLELGRVSFKARDVEDLLTLYGVTDGAERESLLGLVREANAAGWWHSYGDVLPGWFQTYVGLEGAASLIRIYEVQFVHGLLQTEAYAQAVVSRGMPGATKAEIDRRVALRLERQKVLVSESAPVFHAVLDEAALRRPYGDRDVMRGQLEHLIEVSQRPNVQLQVMPFSFGGHAGESGAFTLLRFPESDLQDIVYLEQLTSALYLDKDEEVAQYERAMERLQADCPDADRTRDLLRGLLQLS, from the coding sequence ATGGGGAGGGCAGGACTAGTGACCGCAGAAGCAAGCGGTTCTGTGGTGCGCCGCATCCTCCTGGGCTCTCAGCTCAGGCGACTCCGAGAATCCCGCGGCATCACCCGTGAGGCGGCCGGCTACTCGATCCGCGCATCCGAATCGAAGATCAGCCGCTTGGAGTTGGGAAGGGTGAGCTTCAAGGCAAGGGACGTGGAGGACCTCCTCACGCTCTACGGAGTCACGGACGGCGCGGAGCGGGAGTCCCTGCTGGGGCTGGTCCGCGAGGCCAACGCGGCCGGCTGGTGGCACAGTTACGGCGACGTGCTGCCCGGGTGGTTCCAGACGTACGTCGGCCTGGAGGGCGCGGCCTCGCTCATCCGGATCTACGAAGTCCAGTTCGTCCACGGCCTGTTGCAGACCGAGGCCTACGCGCAGGCCGTCGTCAGCCGCGGCATGCCCGGCGCCACGAAGGCCGAGATCGACCGCCGCGTCGCACTGCGCCTCGAGCGCCAGAAGGTGCTCGTCTCCGAGAGCGCCCCGGTCTTCCACGCCGTCCTCGACGAGGCCGCGCTGCGCCGCCCGTACGGCGACCGCGATGTCATGCGCGGACAGTTGGAGCACCTCATCGAGGTCTCCCAGCGGCCCAACGTGCAGCTCCAGGTGATGCCGTTCTCCTTCGGCGGCCATGCGGGCGAAAGCGGAGCCTTCACCCTGCTGCGCTTTCCGGAGTCCGACCTCCAGGACATCGTCTATCTGGAACAGCTCACCAGTGCCCTCTACCTGGACAAAGACGAGGAAGTGGCGCAGTACGAAAGGGCGATGGAACGGCTCCAGGCAGACTGCCCCGACGCCGACCGGACGCGGGATCTTCTCCGCGGTCTTCTTCAACTGTCTTGA
- a CDS encoding ATP-binding protein encodes MGTNGSTMLEPLRQGLPPVDPTAVSGSASCALPARFEAVRGARSFTRSTLSQWGLDDRFDDVALVVSELVTNALRHALPEDTRPATGGAGEPEASVRLHLMRWSTRLVCAVRDPSEDRPGGSFAPERTQENCDLESGRGLFLVDAYSDSWGWHPLAGRLTGKVVWALFMLHE; translated from the coding sequence ATGGGGACGAATGGATCGACCATGCTCGAGCCGTTACGGCAGGGGCTGCCCCCGGTCGACCCCACGGCTGTCTCCGGGTCCGCCTCCTGCGCTCTGCCCGCCCGGTTCGAGGCGGTGCGGGGCGCCCGTTCGTTCACCCGGTCCACCCTGTCCCAGTGGGGCCTCGACGACCGCTTCGACGACGTCGCCCTGGTGGTCTCCGAACTCGTCACGAACGCGCTGCGCCACGCCCTGCCCGAGGACACCAGGCCCGCGACCGGCGGCGCCGGCGAGCCGGAGGCCTCGGTACGGCTGCACCTGATGCGGTGGAGCACCCGCCTGGTGTGCGCGGTACGGGACCCCAGCGAGGACCGGCCGGGCGGATCGTTCGCGCCGGAGCGGACGCAGGAGAACTGCGACCTGGAGTCGGGGCGCGGGCTGTTCCTCGTGGACGCGTACAGCGACAGCTGGGGCTGGCATCCGCTCGCGGGACGGCTGACCGGCAAGGTGGTCTGGGCGCTGTTCATGCTGCACGAATAG
- a CDS encoding DUF397 domain-containing protein, translated as MDHAYNGMAAAELDGVTWQKSRHSNSQGSCVEFAKLPGGAVAMRNSRFPDGPALVYTPAEIEALLLGVKDGEFDHLIA; from the coding sequence GTGGACCACGCGTACAACGGGATGGCAGCTGCAGAACTCGACGGAGTGACCTGGCAGAAGAGCAGACACAGCAACTCGCAAGGTTCCTGTGTGGAGTTCGCCAAGCTGCCGGGTGGAGCTGTCGCCATGCGCAACTCGCGCTTTCCGGACGGGCCCGCGCTCGTCTACACGCCGGCCGAGATCGAGGCGCTGCTGCTGGGCGTCAAGGACGGCGAGTTCGACCACCTGATCGCCTGA
- the tatA gene encoding Sec-independent protein translocase subunit TatA: MLRNALEPWHLILLLVVCVLVFGSKKLPDMARSLGRSMRILKSETQALRDEGGNTP, from the coding sequence ATGCTCCGCAATGCCCTTGAGCCCTGGCACCTGATCCTGCTCCTCGTGGTCTGCGTGTTGGTCTTCGGTTCGAAGAAGCTGCCCGACATGGCCCGTTCCCTGGGCAGGTCGATGCGCATCCTGAAGTCGGAGACCCAGGCCCTGCGAGACGAGGGCGGCAACACCCCCTAG
- a CDS encoding DUF2786 domain-containing protein — protein MREIVDRACEAALYSQDDAGLDAGASVLVGDGGQWGAVGRELLGRGEAYVRQAWERGWQPADVLRLVGRDLGDRHLRITCDLIAAEARRYARLPERWTDAEVWWADDAEYGELLVRREKADRFSLATSVLEVFRLLIRLPSIEPVGPVPGDPAADALEHAHIEPRMLGRIRALLAKAEATTFPEEAEALSAKAQELMAQHTVDEALLAASGKGPAQVPGACRIGVEAPYEEAKAVLLDAVATANRCRAVWNSAYEFSTVVGFESDLEAVELLYTSLLVQGTAAMTRAEAAQRSGGRKRTKTFRQSFLLAYASRLGQRLAETAEHTVAEAPDNLPALVARDVAVTSRADEMFPRTTTTRLRGATDHAGWEDGTAAADRAHMGGKRRPLPR, from the coding sequence GTGAGAGAGATTGTCGACCGTGCCTGTGAAGCCGCCCTTTACAGCCAGGACGATGCCGGGCTGGATGCCGGGGCCTCGGTGCTCGTCGGGGACGGCGGGCAGTGGGGCGCGGTCGGGCGGGAGCTGTTGGGGCGCGGGGAGGCGTACGTACGGCAGGCCTGGGAGCGGGGGTGGCAGCCCGCCGACGTGCTCCGGCTGGTGGGGCGGGACCTCGGCGACCGGCATTTGCGGATCACCTGCGACCTGATCGCCGCCGAGGCGAGGCGCTACGCCCGGCTGCCCGAGCGGTGGACCGACGCCGAGGTGTGGTGGGCGGACGACGCGGAGTACGGGGAACTGCTCGTGCGGCGCGAGAAGGCCGACCGGTTCAGCCTCGCCACCTCCGTCCTCGAGGTGTTCCGGCTGCTGATCCGGCTGCCCTCCATCGAACCGGTGGGTCCGGTTCCCGGGGACCCGGCCGCCGATGCCCTGGAGCACGCGCACATCGAGCCGCGCATGCTCGGCCGCATCCGGGCCCTGCTCGCCAAGGCCGAGGCGACCACCTTCCCGGAGGAGGCGGAGGCGCTCAGCGCCAAGGCCCAGGAGCTGATGGCGCAGCACACCGTCGACGAGGCCCTGCTCGCGGCGAGCGGCAAGGGGCCCGCCCAGGTGCCCGGGGCCTGCCGGATCGGGGTCGAGGCGCCGTACGAAGAGGCCAAGGCCGTGCTGCTGGACGCCGTCGCCACGGCCAACCGGTGCCGGGCGGTGTGGAACAGCGCCTACGAGTTCTCCACCGTGGTGGGGTTCGAGAGCGACCTGGAGGCCGTCGAGCTGCTCTACACGTCCCTGCTCGTGCAGGGGACCGCCGCCATGACCCGCGCCGAGGCCGCCCAGCGCTCCGGCGGGCGCAAGCGGACCAAGACGTTCCGGCAGTCCTTCCTGCTCGCGTACGCCAGCCGGCTCGGCCAGCGCCTCGCCGAGACGGCCGAGCACACCGTGGCCGAGGCCCCCGACAACCTGCCCGCGCTGGTGGCCCGCGACGTCGCCGTCACCTCCCGGGCGGACGAGATGTTCCCCCGGACCACGACCACCCGGCTGCGCGGGGCCACCGACCATGCGGGCTGGGAGGACGGCACGGCCGCCGCCGACCGCGCGCACATGGGCGGCAAACGCCGCCCGCTGCCTCGCTAG
- a CDS encoding bifunctional 3'-5' exonuclease/DNA polymerase: MSDPTPHWALAEAGDGLWHATPLTPNPGPGSRPLTVHDPADAIRSAPATTRWIWRSTSAVYPRLLAAGTRVERCHDIEDAELLLLAHEGRYGEPRSAAAAWARLTGAPVPPDPPQRTATPTTQDSLFDPQPTSAPLPLDALVAVFHDQAKRSAATAHPDRLRLLVAAESAAFLIAAEMHRSGLPWRADVHRALLTELLGERYAGGGEPRRLAELADEISAAFGRRVRPDLPADVIKAFAEAGIRLKSTRRWEIQELDHPAVEPLLAYKKLYRIYTAHGWSWLQDWVRDGRFRPEFVPGGTLTGRWVTNGGGALQIPKVIRRAVVADPGWRLVVADADQMEPRVLAAISRDPAFMEVAGRPEDLYTAISRQGFSGDRDMAKLAVLGAVYGQTSGDGLKNLAALRRRFPQAVAYVDDAAKAGEEGRLVRTWLGRTCPPPVGADEDGEAGIPQDREDGWTPGHASTNTRARGRFTRNFVVQGSAADWALLLLAALRQAIAGAGMRAELVFFQHDEVMVHCPAEEAEAVAEAIRAAGDRAGRIAFGDTPVRFPFSTAIVECYADAK; encoded by the coding sequence ATGAGCGACCCCACCCCCCACTGGGCCCTCGCCGAAGCCGGCGACGGCCTCTGGCACGCCACGCCGCTCACCCCCAACCCCGGCCCCGGCAGCCGCCCCCTCACCGTCCACGACCCCGCGGACGCGATCCGCTCCGCCCCCGCCACCACCCGCTGGATCTGGCGGAGCACCAGCGCCGTCTACCCCCGCCTCCTCGCCGCCGGCACCCGTGTGGAGCGCTGCCACGACATCGAGGACGCCGAGCTCCTCCTGCTCGCCCACGAGGGCCGCTACGGCGAACCCCGCTCGGCGGCAGCCGCCTGGGCCCGCCTCACCGGCGCCCCCGTACCCCCCGATCCCCCGCAGCGCACCGCGACACCCACCACCCAGGACTCCCTCTTCGACCCCCAGCCCACCTCCGCCCCCCTCCCCCTCGACGCGCTCGTCGCCGTCTTCCACGACCAGGCGAAACGCAGCGCCGCCACCGCCCACCCCGACCGCCTGCGCCTCCTCGTCGCCGCCGAGTCCGCCGCCTTCCTGATCGCCGCCGAAATGCACCGCTCCGGGCTCCCCTGGCGGGCCGACGTCCACCGCGCGCTGCTCACCGAGCTCCTCGGCGAGCGCTACGCCGGCGGCGGCGAGCCCCGCCGCCTGGCCGAGCTGGCCGACGAGATCTCCGCCGCGTTCGGCCGCCGCGTACGCCCCGATCTCCCGGCCGACGTCATCAAGGCCTTCGCCGAGGCCGGGATCCGGCTCAAGTCCACCCGCCGCTGGGAGATCCAGGAGCTCGACCACCCCGCCGTGGAGCCCCTCCTCGCGTACAAGAAGCTGTACCGGATCTACACCGCCCACGGCTGGTCCTGGCTCCAGGACTGGGTGCGCGACGGCCGCTTCCGCCCCGAGTTCGTCCCCGGCGGCACCCTCACCGGCCGCTGGGTCACCAACGGCGGCGGGGCCCTGCAGATCCCGAAGGTGATCCGCAGGGCCGTCGTCGCCGACCCAGGCTGGCGGCTCGTCGTCGCCGACGCCGACCAGATGGAGCCCCGCGTCCTGGCCGCGATCTCGCGCGACCCCGCCTTCATGGAGGTGGCCGGGCGCCCCGAGGACCTGTACACGGCCATCTCCCGCCAGGGCTTCTCCGGCGACCGGGACATGGCCAAGCTCGCCGTCCTCGGCGCCGTGTACGGGCAGACCTCCGGCGACGGCCTGAAGAACCTGGCCGCGCTGCGCCGCCGCTTCCCGCAGGCCGTGGCGTACGTGGACGACGCCGCCAAGGCGGGCGAGGAGGGGCGCCTCGTACGGACCTGGCTGGGCCGGACCTGCCCGCCGCCGGTCGGCGCCGACGAGGACGGCGAAGCCGGGATCCCGCAGGACAGGGAGGACGGCTGGACGCCCGGCCATGCCTCCACCAACACCCGGGCCCGCGGCCGGTTCACCCGCAACTTCGTCGTCCAGGGCAGCGCCGCCGACTGGGCCCTGCTGCTGCTCGCGGCCCTCCGGCAGGCCATCGCGGGAGCCGGGATGCGGGCCGAGCTGGTGTTCTTCCAGCACGACGAGGTGATGGTGCACTGCCCCGCCGAGGAGGCCGAGGCCGTCGCCGAGGCGATCCGCGCCGCCGGCGACCGGGCCGGCCGGATCGCCTTCGGCGACACCCCGGTCCGGTTCCCGTTCAGCACGGCGATCGTGGAGTGCTACGCGGACGCCAAGTAG
- a CDS encoding SigE family RNA polymerase sigma factor yields MREGRRDGFREFAAGRSGHLYRSACLLTSGDTHLAEDLVQETLGRMYLLWGRISRIDNPAAYAQTVLVRAFLTHQRRRSAGERPVGEFPESGAPAAGGGDPALRLTLLEALGRLAPKDRAVLVLRYWEDRSVEETADAMNATSAAVRTRTTRALGRLRAQLGGSLSEFAGL; encoded by the coding sequence ATGCGGGAGGGGCGCAGGGATGGGTTCCGCGAGTTCGCGGCGGGCCGGTCGGGGCATCTGTACCGGTCGGCCTGTCTGCTGACCAGCGGGGACACGCACCTCGCGGAGGACCTGGTGCAGGAGACCCTGGGGCGGATGTACCTGCTCTGGGGGCGGATCTCCCGTATCGACAACCCGGCGGCGTACGCGCAGACCGTGCTCGTACGGGCCTTCCTGACGCACCAGCGGCGCAGATCGGCGGGGGAGCGCCCGGTCGGGGAGTTCCCCGAGTCCGGCGCGCCGGCGGCCGGCGGCGGCGATCCGGCGCTGCGGCTGACGCTGCTGGAGGCGCTGGGGCGGCTGGCGCCGAAGGACCGGGCGGTGCTCGTGCTGCGGTACTGGGAGGACCGCAGCGTGGAGGAGACCGCCGACGCGATGAACGCCACCTCGGCGGCGGTGCGGACCCGCACCACACGGGCGTTGGGTCGACTGCGGGCTCAACTGGGCGGTTCACTCAGCGAGTTCGCCGGTCTCTGA
- a CDS encoding GNAT family N-acetyltransferase, protein MDEVKVVVRVAGDRDGDVDVAAALFRGYLDFYEVKVEDPDRPRAFLAQRIRAGESLVLLADVPGAGTVGFAQVYRTFSSLALRPVWILSDLYVDPSGRRTGAGRALLRDVLRRAREAGAAGVQLETAYDNRVAQSLYEAEGFERDALHVYFHGLG, encoded by the coding sequence ATGGACGAGGTGAAGGTGGTGGTGCGCGTTGCAGGGGACCGGGACGGGGACGTCGACGTCGCGGCCGCGCTGTTCCGCGGGTACCTCGACTTCTACGAGGTGAAGGTCGAGGACCCGGACCGGCCCCGCGCCTTCCTCGCCCAGCGGATCCGGGCCGGCGAGTCCCTGGTGCTGCTCGCCGATGTGCCGGGGGCCGGCACGGTCGGGTTCGCGCAGGTCTACCGGACCTTCTCGTCGCTCGCCCTGCGGCCGGTGTGGATCCTGAGCGACCTGTACGTCGACCCGTCCGGCCGCCGCACCGGCGCCGGGCGGGCGCTGCTGCGCGACGTGCTGCGCCGGGCCCGGGAGGCCGGGGCGGCCGGGGTGCAGCTGGAGACCGCGTACGACAACCGCGTCGCGCAGAGCCTCTACGAGGCGGAGGGTTTTGAACGCGACGCGTTACACGTCTACTTCCACGGGCTGGGGTGA